The Mauremys mutica isolate MM-2020 ecotype Southern chromosome 1, ASM2049712v1, whole genome shotgun sequence genome has a segment encoding these proteins:
- the LOC123378517 gene encoding IgA FC receptor-like, whose protein sequence is MGHIDGCSEAVWLPTAPEKEEPIRRPEWVELGSSEPAPQRVRQQPGTIKAGPQSPVGAQPLERADVPSGARDWEAPVARGSRPDWPSLPRASYPKELPDLPRASYPEELPDLPCARYPEELLGLPINPCPKEPMLLDPPEANTRTQIHPFILIKKS, encoded by the exons ATGGGACATATTGATGGctgtagtgaggcagtgtggctcCCCACCGCCCCGGAGAAGGAAGAGCCCATCCGGCGGCCGGAGTGggtggagctagggagctctgagcccgcacctcagagggtcaggcagcAACCCGGAACTATAAAGGCAGGCCCTCAGAGCCCAGTAGGAGCCCAGCCGCTGGAGAGAGCAGACGTCCCCAGTGGAGCCCGCGACTGGGAAGCTCCTGTGGCCCGAGGCAGCCGCCCAGACTGGCCGAGCCTCCCCCGCGCCAGCTATCCGAAGGAGTTGCCAGATCTGCCCCGCGCCAgctatccggaggagttgccggacctccCCTGTGCCCGTTATCCAGAGGAGTTGCTGGGCCTACCGatcaacccctgccccaaagaacccATGCTCTTggatcccccagaggccaacaccaggacccag ATCCACCCCTTCATCTTAATTAAGAAGTCATAA